Proteins encoded by one window of Primulina huaijiensis isolate GDHJ02 chromosome 1, ASM1229523v2, whole genome shotgun sequence:
- the LOC140975887 gene encoding cysteine proteinase inhibitor 5-like, which yields MAPKFLSLLLVTFSILLASCSIEASIAGWNPISNLTDPKVVEIGKFAVKEHNKRANALLSFVSIVKGETQIVNGMNYRLIISATDALTANVESNYRVVVWDKPWRKERRLISFEKIA from the coding sequence atggcaCCCAAATTTCTGTCATTGCTACTCGTTACCTTTTCAATTCTTCTTGCTTCCTGTTCGATCGAAGCCTCCATCGCCGGTTGGAATCCGATCAGTAACTTGACCGACCCAAAGGTGGTTGAGATAGGGAAGTTTGCGGTGAAAGAGCACAACAAGCGGGCCAATGCCTTGTTAAGCTTTGTGTCAATAGTAAAAGGAGAAACTCAAATAGTTAATGGTATGAATTACAGGCTCATCATCTCCGCCACGGATGCCCTCACTGCAAATGTCGAAAGCAATTACCGGGTGGTTGTTTGGGACAAGCCTTGGAGGAAAGAGAGGCGACTCATTTCGTTTGAGAAGATTGCTTAA
- the LOC140975813 gene encoding cysteine proteinase inhibitor 5-like: MAPKFLSLLVVTFSILLASSSIEASIAVWNPISNLTDPKVVEIGKFAVKEHNKRANALLSFVSIVKGETQIVNGMNYRLIISATDALTANAESNYRVVVWDKPWRKERRLISFEKIAY; this comes from the coding sequence atggCACCCAAATTTCTGTCATTGCTAGTCGTTACCTTTTCAATTCTTCTTGCTTCCTCTTCGATCGAAGCTTCCATCGCCGTTTGGAACCCGATCAGTAACTTGACCGACCCAAAGGTGGTTGAGATAGGGAAGTTTGCGGTTAAAGAACACAACAAGCGGGCCAATGCCTTGTTAAGCTTTGTGTCAATAGTAAAAGGAGAAACTCAAATAGTTAATGGTATGAATTACAGGCTCATCATCTCCGCCACGGATGCCCTCACTGCAAATGCCGAAAGCAATTACCGGGTGGTTGTTTGGGACAAGCCTTGGAGGAAAGAGAGGCGACTCATTTCGTTTGAGAAGATTGCTTATTAA